A window of the Syntrophothermus lipocalidus DSM 12680 genome harbors these coding sequences:
- a CDS encoding AAA domain-containing protein: MRVFEDLYELYGQLSREGGRFELVVGDGILSWTYEHGSIYHPLILIPVQLEFDADVPEFRIIDIGATPELYTAALRDTNVDPQQLGRIRQELESGGFHPLGSGDASGFLRRLVQALSPHGQFVESGLPPKKTEQPVIGRYPVLFLRQRNQGFANAIDVILKNLPEREDIPPFLSRIVGVEPPDSDNASNDTAVETLPGIEPEEILFSKQWNNEQMQIVDRLQRHGGVIVQGPPGTGKTHTIANLIGHLLAQGKTVLVTAHTSKALRVLRDQIADQLRPLCVSVLDDDLESRKQLEEAVHHIAIRVTQSDADSLEKRAEGLAFQRKRLIQEIRELKQKLMEAVGSEYREIVVAGKSFDPSKAAQFVAEGVSCHDWIPGPVELGAPLPLSEEELTKLYRSNGYLTTEEESEMDTVLRIPEDLPEPEDFERMVSLLGCPVEKNSAELWDSNSKIERSIEELERLTQEAEVLGKKLLEAELWELAIAEAGMKGEKHKEPWQKLLELTDQIDDYLADCQDLLMLHRPQLAREEDILYEEQETLCQRVASELERRGGKVNKLSLILNPTLRRFTQNARVASGQPQLPEHFKALAAAARLAQLRKELWQRWNYLIEERGGPSLGVLEGEPERVASRYGHRIKYWLGFWKDLFLPLKEKIEDEGFKWDIFRQLQNPDFSEGGELRVLGDALLEQLPEILKSRVLTLRQSKAIDEITELEKKLLEVSKGAKESGIIEKLSVAVRKLDVEAYRELIKRIADLKKKQGDFRDRQQLLACLECVAPGWAEAIRSRKGVHGKEDIPGDPYVAWQWRQLNDELTRRASTSIPELQEELEKKTTVLRQVTTELIEQRAWAEQCRRTNLHQRLALVGWLNVMKRLGKGTGKRAPQLRVEASRRLRDAREAVPVWIMPIARAVEQFDPSSTRFDVVIVDEASQCDILGLAVLYLGKSTIVVGDHEQVSPEGVGQELERITSLISEYLSDIPNAALYDGRRSVYDIAREAFGGVIMLVEHFRCVPEIIQFSNSLCYNGRIRPLRESSNVALKPHVVPYRVREAYAEKKINKKEALELASLLLAAVQHPAYKGKTFGVVSLVGEDQARLIDSFLRTYLSEREYKERRILCGTAAQFQGDERDVMFLSLVDAPAGGPLPMREDDRFRQRFNVAASRARDQMWVVYSLDLHVDLKPGDLRRRLIEYALDPNAQNRALASEISRTQSPFEREVLQRLVRSGYRVRAQWPVGYYFIDLVVESTGGRIAIECDGDRWHPVEKLEEDLARQAVLERLGWKFIRIRGSEFYRDKDGTMERVFKQLRSYGTEPEGQVCEASSSNNRSELVDEIISKATLISSEWETDQVRKCV, from the coding sequence ATGAGAGTTTTTGAAGATCTATATGAACTATACGGACAGTTGAGTCGGGAAGGTGGACGATTTGAGCTAGTAGTTGGTGACGGCATCCTCAGCTGGACATATGAACATGGTAGCATTTATCATCCTCTGATACTAATTCCTGTTCAATTGGAATTCGATGCTGATGTGCCAGAATTTCGCATTATAGACATAGGCGCAACTCCAGAGCTGTATACTGCTGCACTTCGCGATACCAACGTTGATCCACAACAACTGGGTCGTATCCGGCAGGAACTAGAGAGTGGCGGGTTTCATCCGTTGGGAAGCGGAGATGCTTCTGGCTTCCTTCGACGGCTCGTACAAGCGCTATCTCCGCACGGACAGTTTGTTGAAAGTGGATTACCACCGAAAAAAACGGAGCAGCCAGTTATCGGACGATATCCAGTGCTCTTTCTGCGTCAGCGCAATCAAGGTTTTGCAAATGCAATAGATGTTATCCTTAAGAACTTGCCTGAACGCGAGGATATACCGCCGTTTCTGTCAAGGATAGTGGGTGTCGAGCCACCAGATAGTGACAATGCATCCAATGACACTGCAGTCGAAACATTGCCTGGCATCGAGCCCGAGGAAATTCTTTTCAGCAAGCAATGGAACAACGAACAGATGCAGATTGTGGATCGATTGCAACGGCATGGCGGAGTAATTGTCCAGGGGCCGCCAGGTACAGGAAAAACTCATACCATTGCCAACCTGATTGGGCATCTTCTTGCCCAAGGCAAGACGGTGCTTGTTACTGCACATACTTCAAAAGCATTACGTGTATTGCGGGACCAGATAGCGGATCAGTTGCGTCCACTATGCGTGAGTGTGCTCGATGACGATTTAGAGAGCAGGAAGCAGCTTGAAGAAGCCGTGCATCACATTGCGATAAGAGTTACCCAAAGTGATGCGGACTCTCTTGAAAAAAGGGCAGAGGGATTGGCTTTTCAGAGAAAGCGGCTAATACAAGAGATAAGGGAATTAAAACAGAAACTAATGGAGGCTGTTGGCAGCGAATACCGGGAAATAGTCGTTGCCGGAAAGTCATTTGACCCTTCCAAAGCAGCGCAATTTGTTGCAGAAGGAGTTTCGTGCCACGATTGGATTCCAGGTCCAGTTGAACTGGGGGCACCCTTGCCGTTATCAGAAGAGGAATTAACCAAACTGTATCGAAGCAACGGTTACCTCACGACCGAGGAAGAATCTGAAATGGACACGGTACTCCGAATCCCCGAAGACCTTCCAGAACCTGAAGATTTTGAAAGAATGGTATCTCTTCTCGGCTGCCCCGTAGAGAAAAACTCAGCAGAACTTTGGGACTCCAATTCGAAAATCGAGCGCTCAATCGAAGAACTGGAGCGTCTTACTCAAGAAGCAGAGGTGCTCGGGAAAAAGTTACTAGAGGCCGAACTATGGGAACTGGCCATCGCGGAAGCGGGAATGAAGGGGGAGAAGCACAAAGAACCATGGCAGAAATTGCTGGAGCTAACTGACCAGATCGACGATTACCTTGCCGATTGTCAGGATCTGTTGATGTTACACCGCCCGCAGTTGGCTAGAGAGGAAGATATACTTTATGAAGAGCAGGAAACCTTGTGTCAAAGAGTGGCCAGCGAACTGGAACGTCGAGGAGGAAAGGTAAATAAGCTTTCTCTGATACTGAATCCAACTTTACGGAGATTTACGCAGAACGCCAGAGTGGCATCAGGTCAACCCCAGCTACCCGAACACTTCAAAGCTTTGGCCGCTGCTGCGCGATTGGCGCAGTTGCGTAAAGAATTATGGCAGCGATGGAACTATTTGATAGAGGAGCGGGGAGGTCCGTCTCTCGGAGTCTTGGAAGGAGAGCCAGAACGAGTTGCTTCACGTTACGGCCATCGCATCAAGTACTGGTTGGGATTTTGGAAAGATCTCTTTTTACCCTTAAAAGAAAAAATAGAGGACGAGGGGTTTAAATGGGACATCTTTCGCCAGCTACAGAATCCCGACTTCTCCGAGGGTGGCGAATTGAGGGTTTTAGGGGATGCTTTGTTAGAACAACTGCCTGAGATATTGAAAAGCAGGGTTTTGACCCTTCGGCAGTCCAAAGCCATCGACGAGATTACGGAACTTGAGAAGAAACTGCTCGAAGTTTCCAAGGGCGCAAAAGAGAGTGGAATTATTGAGAAGTTGTCAGTGGCGGTGAGAAAACTTGATGTGGAGGCCTATCGAGAACTAATCAAGAGGATTGCCGATCTAAAAAAGAAACAGGGTGACTTCCGGGATCGCCAACAGCTCTTAGCGTGCCTTGAGTGTGTTGCGCCCGGTTGGGCGGAAGCAATCCGGAGCCGGAAAGGAGTACATGGCAAGGAGGATATACCGGGAGATCCCTATGTAGCTTGGCAGTGGCGACAGCTTAACGATGAGCTGACGAGAAGAGCTTCAACATCAATTCCAGAGTTACAGGAAGAACTGGAGAAGAAAACAACGGTTCTCCGCCAGGTGACGACCGAACTCATAGAACAGCGGGCTTGGGCTGAGCAATGCAGGCGCACAAACCTGCATCAGCGACTGGCCTTGGTTGGGTGGCTCAATGTAATGAAACGACTGGGTAAGGGAACAGGTAAAAGAGCTCCCCAACTGCGAGTCGAGGCTTCCCGTCGGCTCAGGGATGCTCGCGAAGCGGTACCGGTTTGGATTATGCCGATTGCAAGGGCTGTCGAACAGTTTGATCCCAGTAGTACCAGATTCGATGTTGTAATAGTTGACGAGGCTAGCCAGTGTGACATTCTTGGTCTGGCAGTGTTGTATCTAGGCAAAAGTACCATAGTGGTCGGAGACCACGAACAGGTGAGCCCCGAAGGGGTTGGGCAGGAATTGGAACGGATAACTTCACTTATTTCTGAGTATCTCAGTGATATACCTAATGCTGCACTTTATGATGGTAGACGTTCTGTCTATGACATAGCGCGCGAGGCTTTTGGTGGGGTCATCATGTTAGTGGAGCATTTCCGGTGTGTGCCAGAAATCATCCAGTTCAGTAACAGCCTGTGCTACAATGGACGGATAAGACCATTGAGAGAGTCCAGCAATGTTGCACTTAAACCTCATGTTGTACCATACCGTGTTAGGGAAGCATATGCGGAAAAAAAGATAAACAAAAAGGAAGCCCTAGAATTGGCTTCATTGCTCTTAGCGGCAGTACAGCACCCAGCATATAAAGGGAAAACGTTTGGCGTTGTTTCGTTGGTGGGTGAGGACCAAGCTCGCTTAATAGACTCTTTTTTGCGCACGTATCTATCTGAAAGGGAGTACAAGGAGCGCCGCATCCTTTGCGGCACCGCAGCTCAGTTTCAGGGCGACGAACGGGACGTGATGTTCCTATCTCTTGTAGATGCGCCTGCTGGAGGTCCACTGCCTATGCGAGAGGACGATAGGTTTCGGCAGCGGTTTAACGTTGCTGCCAGCAGGGCACGGGATCAAATGTGGGTTGTTTATTCGCTTGACCTGCATGTTGATTTGAAGCCGGGAGACCTCCGACGTCGGCTGATAGAGTACGCCCTAGACCCAAACGCTCAAAATCGAGCCCTCGCATCTGAAATCAGCCGGACCCAATCCCCGTTTGAACGCGAGGTACTGCAGCGGTTGGTGCGCTCCGGCTACCGCGTGCGAGCCCAGTGGCCGGTTGGTTACTATTTTATTGACCTCGTCGTAGAAAGTACTGGCGGCAGAATAGCCATTGAATGCGACGGGGACCGTTGGCATCCAGTTGAAAAACTAGAGGAAGATCTAGCTCGTCAAGCTGTTTTGGAGCGGTTAGGGTGGAAATTCATCCGCATCCGCGGAAGTGAGTTTTATCGCGATAAAGATGGGACTATGGAACGGGTTTTCAAACAGCTCCGTTCGTATGGCACAGAACCAGAGGGTCAGGTGTGCGAAGCAAGTTCAAGCAATAACCGTAGCGAGTTGGTGGATGAGATTATCTCTAAGGCAACTCTGATTAGCTCTGAATGGGAAACGGACCAAGTTCGGAAATGTGTGTGA
- a CDS encoding S1C family serine protease, whose amino-acid sequence MGFTRLIIQSRSRVPTVTEVSSSKVEVGDKVIVIGSPLGLSQTVSTGIVSAIRDLSGMKVFQITAPISPGSSGSPVFNEEGEVIGVAFGTIVNGQNINLAVPSGYITFMGN is encoded by the coding sequence ATGGGGTTTACACGGTTAATTATACAGTCCCGTAGCAGGGTTCCGACAGTAACAGAAGTTTCTTCCTCTAAGGTTGAGGTAGGTGACAAGGTAATTGTAATTGGTTCACCTCTAGGTTTATCTCAAACAGTGTCGACAGGAATAGTCAGTGCTATTCGCGACCTGTCTGGAATGAAAGTCTTCCAAATAACAGCTCCTATATCGCCTGGATCAAGTGGTAGCCCAGTGTTTAATGAAGAGGGCGAGGTTATCGGGGTGGCGTTTGGGACTATTGTCAATGGCCAAAATATCAATCTTGCAGTACCTTCAGGGTATATCACATTCATGGGAAACTGA